Proteins co-encoded in one Saprospira grandis genomic window:
- the truB gene encoding tRNA pseudouridine(55) synthase TruB, translating into MTIKINTLEVLNQTAPYDFQAGALLLVDKPLEWTSFDVVNKIRYALCRSLGVKKIKVGHAGTLDPLATGLLLICTGKYTKKIDGLQGMPKTYTGQLKLGATTPSYDAESKETEQQSIAGIDAAALEQARQQFLGPIAQYPPMFSAVKIKGQALYKLARKGKEVERKARNIEIFDFQLTHTELPLVDFEVACSKGTYIRSLAYDFGRALDNAAYLTALRRTKIGEYSIESAWSLPALIEHIESCKQQQD; encoded by the coding sequence ATGACAATCAAAATAAATACCTTGGAAGTACTCAATCAAACTGCGCCCTACGATTTTCAGGCGGGCGCCCTCCTTTTAGTCGATAAACCATTGGAATGGACCTCTTTTGATGTGGTCAATAAAATTCGCTATGCCCTTTGCCGCAGCTTGGGCGTCAAGAAAATTAAGGTGGGGCATGCCGGCACCTTAGACCCCTTGGCCACGGGCTTGTTGCTCATTTGCACGGGAAAATATACCAAGAAAATAGATGGTTTGCAGGGCATGCCCAAAACCTATACGGGCCAGCTCAAGTTGGGGGCCACAACGCCCTCTTATGATGCCGAATCTAAAGAGACAGAGCAGCAATCTATTGCGGGTATTGATGCGGCGGCTTTGGAGCAGGCCAGACAGCAGTTTTTGGGCCCTATTGCTCAATATCCGCCCATGTTTTCGGCCGTAAAGATTAAGGGACAAGCCCTCTATAAATTGGCCAGAAAGGGCAAGGAAGTAGAGCGCAAGGCCCGAAACATCGAGATTTTTGACTTTCAACTGACTCATACCGAGCTGCCTTTGGTTGATTTTGAGGTGGCCTGCAGCAAGGGGACTTATATTCGCTCTTTGGCCTATGATTTTGGCCGTGCCCTAGATAATGCTGCCTATTTGACGGCCCTTAGGCGGACCAAAATTGGGGAGTATAGCATAGAATCGGCTTGGTCCTTGCCTGCTTTGATTGAGCATATTGAAAGCTGTAAGCAGCAGCAGGATTAG
- the tilS gene encoding tRNA lysidine(34) synthetase TilS → MSLAQRLREEILANSLFELGVDRLVLGISGGLDSMVLAHLLMSWEQPQVWLHFNYQLRETAQEEADFLAQLAQEKGIPFYTKSYDLGQELAQQGGNLQARARSLRYQYFEEIRQQVGAKYILTAHHLDDLLETFFLQQLRGGGLGSMQGILPKDEQRKLCRPLLSVPKSALKSYALAQNIVWKEDQSNQEVKYKRNFLRHRVLPEIERAYPNYKERLAQNIGLLREENRFIQKEMQAYRQRLLAAGKNGELARLSWENLAQCSEPALFLQYWLRPLGFAPKQIQNIWSKRQQQAGGLHLAPNYRLQEMAWGLVLGPAEQPPLATLALPIPEMGQEIRLDLGHGQILGLYWAQKGEGLLPEQLTKGLFLRQQQAGDRFRPLGMGGQSKKLSKYYKDEGLSQFEREAQYVLAKDKAILAVLGRRLGQQFKQADGPNRLCLELLKKA, encoded by the coding sequence ATGTCTTTAGCCCAGCGCCTTCGGGAGGAAATTTTGGCCAACTCACTTTTTGAGCTAGGGGTGGACCGCCTTGTTTTGGGTATCAGTGGGGGCCTAGATTCTATGGTTTTGGCCCATTTGCTGATGAGTTGGGAGCAGCCGCAAGTTTGGCTGCATTTTAATTACCAGCTGCGAGAAACAGCTCAGGAAGAAGCCGATTTTTTGGCCCAATTGGCCCAAGAAAAGGGCATCCCTTTCTATACTAAAAGCTATGATTTGGGCCAGGAATTGGCCCAGCAGGGTGGCAATTTGCAAGCTCGGGCCAGGAGCCTGCGCTATCAGTATTTTGAGGAAATTCGGCAGCAAGTTGGGGCCAAATACATCCTGACCGCCCATCATTTAGATGATTTATTAGAGACTTTTTTCTTGCAGCAGCTAAGAGGCGGCGGCCTAGGCAGTATGCAGGGGATTTTGCCCAAAGATGAGCAGCGAAAGCTCTGCCGCCCGCTTTTATCTGTCCCAAAATCGGCCCTGAAAAGCTATGCTTTGGCCCAAAATATAGTCTGGAAAGAGGATCAATCTAATCAGGAGGTCAAGTATAAACGGAATTTTTTGCGGCATCGGGTTTTGCCCGAAATCGAGCGGGCCTATCCAAATTATAAGGAGCGTTTGGCCCAAAATATTGGCCTTTTGCGAGAGGAAAACCGCTTTATCCAAAAGGAGATGCAGGCTTATCGGCAGCGTTTGTTGGCCGCAGGAAAAAATGGGGAATTGGCCCGTTTGAGCTGGGAAAATTTAGCCCAATGCTCGGAGCCCGCGCTTTTTTTACAGTATTGGTTGCGGCCTTTGGGCTTTGCCCCCAAGCAGATTCAGAATATTTGGAGCAAGCGGCAGCAACAGGCGGGCGGCCTGCATTTGGCGCCCAATTATCGCTTGCAAGAAATGGCCTGGGGCCTAGTTTTGGGCCCCGCCGAGCAGCCCCCCTTGGCCACTTTGGCCCTGCCGATTCCCGAAATGGGCCAAGAAATTCGGCTAGACCTCGGCCATGGGCAAATTTTAGGGCTCTATTGGGCGCAAAAAGGGGAGGGCCTATTGCCTGAGCAGCTCACTAAGGGACTTTTTCTGCGCCAACAGCAGGCCGGCGACCGTTTTCGGCCCTTGGGTATGGGCGGGCAAAGCAAAAAGCTCAGCAAATATTATAAAGATGAGGGGCTGAGTCAATTTGAGCGGGAGGCCCAGTATGTCTTGGCTAAAGACAAAGCAATTTTGGCCGTTTTGGGCCGTCGTTTGGGGCAGCAATTCAAGCAGGCCGATGGGCCAAACCGCCTTTGCTTAGAACTACTCAAAAAGGCCTAG
- a CDS encoding sigma-54-dependent transcriptional regulator, which yields MVKILIIDDEESIRNVLRDILEMEDYKVDEAKDGINALSKLKKGGYDAVICDIKMPKMDGMEVLERVQILQPDLPVIMISGHGDIDTAVETVKKGAFDYISKPPDLNRLLITIRNALDKSSLVSETKVLKRRIKKSKTQEIIGESEGVQRIKETIDRVAPTDARVLVTGPNGTGKELVARWMHEKSNRSDKPIVEVNCAAIPSELIESELFGHEKGAFTSAVKQRIGKFEQANGGTLFLDEIGDMSLSAQAKVLRALQENRITRVGGDKEIKVDVRVVAATNKDLREEINAGRFREDLYHRLAVIIIQVPSLNQRKEDIPLLVEHFVEAICQDYGRPAKKVETDALALLQEMDWTGNIRELRNVIERLIILSEKSIKRADVEQFVAPSMHKFHPLRQLFKEHEDLQSLQKEVEAEWHKFKA from the coding sequence ATGGTGAAAATACTAATCATTGATGATGAAGAGAGTATCCGCAATGTATTGCGCGATATTCTAGAAATGGAAGACTATAAAGTAGATGAGGCCAAGGATGGCATTAACGCCCTCTCCAAACTCAAAAAAGGCGGCTATGATGCAGTCATCTGCGATATTAAAATGCCCAAAATGGACGGTATGGAGGTCCTCGAAAGAGTCCAAATCCTCCAACCCGACCTACCCGTAATTATGATCTCAGGCCATGGCGATATCGATACCGCCGTGGAGACCGTCAAAAAAGGCGCTTTTGACTATATTTCTAAGCCCCCAGATCTCAACCGCCTGCTCATTACGATCCGCAATGCCCTCGATAAATCTTCTTTGGTGAGCGAAACTAAGGTCCTCAAAAGAAGAATCAAAAAGAGTAAGACCCAAGAAATTATTGGAGAGTCGGAAGGCGTGCAGCGCATTAAGGAAACTATAGACCGAGTAGCTCCCACCGACGCCCGGGTCTTGGTTACTGGTCCAAACGGAACCGGTAAAGAGCTAGTGGCCCGATGGATGCACGAAAAAAGTAATCGCTCCGATAAACCTATTGTAGAGGTCAATTGTGCCGCTATTCCCTCCGAGCTCATCGAAAGTGAGTTGTTTGGCCACGAAAAAGGCGCCTTTACTTCTGCCGTAAAACAACGGATCGGAAAGTTTGAACAGGCCAATGGTGGCACCCTTTTCTTAGACGAAATTGGCGATATGAGCCTCTCGGCCCAAGCTAAGGTCCTCCGTGCCCTACAAGAAAACCGCATCACTCGAGTAGGGGGCGATAAGGAGATCAAAGTAGATGTAAGAGTAGTGGCTGCTACCAATAAAGATTTGCGAGAGGAAATTAATGCGGGCCGCTTCCGTGAAGATTTATACCACCGTTTGGCGGTTATTATTATTCAGGTCCCTTCTCTCAACCAACGCAAGGAAGATATTCCCTTATTGGTGGAGCATTTTGTAGAAGCCATCTGCCAAGATTATGGCCGCCCCGCCAAAAAGGTGGAGACCGATGCCCTGGCCCTTTTGCAAGAAATGGATTGGACCGGAAATATCCGAGAGCTGCGCAATGTGATTGAGCGACTCATCATTTTGAGCGAAAAGAGCATCAAAAGAGCCGATGTAGAGCAATTTGTTGCGCCCTCTATGCATAAGTTCCACCCACTCCGCCAGTTGTTTAAGGAACATGAAGACCTCCAAAGTTTACAAAAGGAGGTAGAGGCCGAATGGCATAAGTTTAAAGCCTAA
- a CDS encoding ParB/RepB/Spo0J family partition protein: protein MAKKLNRGQGVGALFSKINPNIEVNKEELVRELSNTVADIPLDQISFNPDNPRLEFDEEALLQLSESIKKHGLIQPITVRHLGENQFQLISGERRLRASKLAALGQVPAYIRVANDEAMLELALIENIQRQDLNAIEIASTYQRMMDELKLTEEQLSKRVNKKRSTVSNYVRLLRLPGQIQNAIKARQISMGHARALAGLNEEQLQSILFEATMEEKLSVRKVEQYSKLLQKGNSLDKAIMGLKSGLIALGHLAELSRLEKLDEQLYLYKEIIRSNWSVEETRLWLDKQLAKKEGEAAPKEEKKKVLPAAYQNLQERLKSQLGAKVQLKANEKGKGQIIINFMDPDDLERILEQLNYEA, encoded by the coding sequence ATGGCAAAAAAGCTAAATAGAGGACAGGGAGTTGGGGCCCTTTTTTCGAAAATCAATCCCAATATTGAGGTGAATAAAGAGGAATTGGTTCGGGAATTATCGAACACGGTGGCGGATATTCCCTTAGATCAGATCAGTTTCAATCCGGACAATCCTCGTTTAGAGTTTGATGAGGAGGCCTTATTGCAGTTATCGGAATCGATTAAGAAGCATGGGCTCATTCAGCCGATAACGGTAAGGCATTTGGGGGAGAATCAGTTTCAGCTCATATCTGGAGAGCGTCGGTTGCGGGCCTCTAAGCTGGCGGCTTTGGGTCAGGTGCCGGCCTATATTCGGGTGGCCAATGATGAGGCCATGTTAGAATTGGCATTGATTGAGAACATTCAGCGGCAGGACTTGAATGCGATAGAGATTGCGAGCACCTATCAGCGGATGATGGATGAGTTAAAATTGACGGAAGAGCAATTATCTAAGCGGGTCAATAAGAAGCGGAGCACGGTGAGTAATTATGTGCGTTTGCTTCGTTTGCCGGGTCAGATTCAGAATGCCATTAAGGCGCGGCAGATATCTATGGGCCATGCGCGGGCTTTGGCTGGATTGAATGAGGAGCAGCTACAGAGTATTTTGTTTGAGGCGACCATGGAGGAGAAATTATCGGTGCGGAAGGTAGAGCAATACAGCAAACTTTTGCAGAAGGGCAACTCATTGGACAAGGCGATCATGGGCTTAAAGTCGGGTTTAATTGCCTTGGGTCATTTGGCGGAATTGAGTCGTTTGGAGAAATTGGACGAGCAACTTTATTTATATAAAGAGATCATTCGTTCCAACTGGTCGGTAGAAGAGACTCGTCTTTGGCTCGACAAGCAATTGGCCAAAAAGGAGGGAGAAGCAGCGCCCAAAGAGGAGAAGAAAAAAGTGTTGCCTGCGGCCTATCAGAATTTGCAAGAGCGTTTAAAATCTCAGTTGGGGGCCAAGGTGCAGCTCAAGGCCAATGAGAAGGGCAAGGGGCAGATCATCATTAACTTT